In Acipenser ruthenus chromosome 1, fAciRut3.2 maternal haplotype, whole genome shotgun sequence, the genomic stretch tatacttgcatgcctttggtatgtcatagaataaagcaaagaagctgtgaaaagagatgaattattgtttattctacaaagatattctaaaatggcctggacacatttgttggtaccccttagaaaagataataaataattggattagagtgatatttcaaactaattagtttctttaattagtatcacacatgtctccaatcttgtaatcagtcattcagcctatttaaatggagaaaagtagtcactgtgctgtttggtatcattgtgtgcaccacactgaacatggaccagagaaagcaaaggagagagttgtctgaggagatcagaaagaaaataatagacaagcatggtaaaggtaaaggctacaagaccatctccaagcagcttgatgttcctgtgacaacagttgcaaatattattaagaagtttaaggtccatggaactgtagccaacctccctgggcgcggccgcaagaggaaaatcgaccccagattgaacagaaggatagtgcgaatggtagaaaaagaaccaaggatgactgccaaagagatacaagctgaactccaaggtgaaggtacgtcagtttctgatcgcaccatctgtcgctttttgagcgaaagtgggctccatggaagaagacccaggaggattccacttttgaaagaaaaacataaaaaagccagactggaatttgctaaaatgcatattgacaagccacaatccttctgggagaatgtcctttggacagatgagtcaaaactggagctttttggcaagtcacatcagctctatgttcacagacgaaaaaatgaagctttcaaagaaaagaacaccatacctacagtgaaacatggaggaggctcggttatgttttggggctgctttggtGCGCCTGgtacagggtgccttgaatctgtgcagggcacaatgaaatctcaagactatcaaggcattctggagcgaaacgtaaggttgtgcaacaaaatattaggttagcggtcccatcatttttgtccatgccattttcatttgttttattatttacaatattatgttgaataaaaaatcaaaagcaaagtctgatttctattaaatatggaataaacaatggtggatgccaattacttttgtcagtttcaagttatttcagagaaaattgtgcattcttcgttttttgtggaggggtaccaacaaatttgagcacgtctgtataagccTGCAATGGTAGTTCTATTAAGGTTTACATTTTTGTTGGTGCAAAGTTTtcataacataaaaaatatgaaGTTGGCATCTCAAAAGGTTTATGAGATAGTTCAAGAAACAGTggcaggtaaaaaaataaaaattctgtaattgtatgtaaaaataacatgatatcttgtaacaactgtaagtcgccctggataagggtatctgctaataaataataataataatttataggaAGCTTAAGTGGCTTAAAATCATAAAAAGTTGTATAACCCTCAGAACAAAATGATGCAAGTTCCTCTTGCACATAACAGCTGGATAACATGAAATCTGTAACTGCAGAGCTAAATTTGCACAGAATACATGCATCTATTATATTTCTAATTTActcacaaaatgtattaattccCACAGATTTCATAATTGTTTCCCCCTACTCAAAATCAATCCAAATGCAATACATCATCACTTTATGTCTAATGTCTCGTGTCTCGTGTCTACGAAATATCCCACTGCAGTGGAGTCCTCAAAGTTATACAATTTATATACAGCAGAAATGCAGATGTTCAACAGATTATGATTTTTTAGCATTTCaagattattatatttaaatcatTCAATAGAAACATAGTCCTTTACTACCAATGGATAAATGTGCTGCTGGTGGCACCTGGTAGTATTATCTATGCTGCCAAAATTTTATATAAAACCTCTGTAAGAATGATCAAccttcaaacagaaaaaaagctcctggcctttaaaaatgttttattcaggTCTGTCTGACAGACTAGTTAATATTCAATTATTGTTTGCCACGACAGCTTTTCATAGTCAGAAGATATAATTTAGAAATACATAAAAGCTTTacaattaaaaattaaacttttcCCCCTTTATTACTGTAAAATCTGGCAGATAGtcaagcatttatttatttatttatttatttgactaaCTGAATCATGACAAACCCATATTTAAAGAAtgtctgggttttttttaagGTCTATTttcatgaaataaaatgtaatgacATTCATGAAACTTTCCTAATTCATTAAGCCAACAGTCTGGAACTAGAGTTGAATGACCATTGTTCACAAAAACTGAATAAAGCACAAAATGTGAGTGTATGTAGTGTGATTGTAGTACTGCAGTGAAGtgatcaacaacaacaaaaatagttTATTGTAAACAGTTTGAAGATTCCTTTCGAATCAATTGAGAacacaaaatatgaaatattctaattttttgtttcgtttttttgtttatatatttttacttatTAGCCACAAGCTTTTGTTCTAGCGTCTCCCTGTTGGATCCTGCAAACTCATCGatctgtaaacaaaaaaataaattaattaaaaaaaagaacaatgacATCCAATAAGTGACCAATGACAAGTAAAACATTATATCACCAAAAATATCTGTACAAAAACAGTCAAGctacaaaacagtaaaaaaaatacatgctatCTACAAATAGGGTAGAGCAATACAGAACAGGGACCAACTTGCAAGGAGTAACTTCTGTGACACTCAGTATAGTAGGGGATCTTAAATGATCAGTAATTCAGGTTAAACAAGTttcctttgttattttttttatttttatttcgacAACATATGAATACATTTTCCAGCCAGGCTGAATGAAGGATCACTTTGGCTATTCTGTGGTGTCACTCTGTGATACAAAAGGGTACGTTTGAGCTACTACTTGCAGTGCATGCTGGTTATTGTGGACATTCTTCGGGCATTGCCTCTTCCCAGTTCATTTGTAAAAGAAACAGGATCAAATGAAAGGCCTTTCATGTGTCAGGTACGGTTTGAAACATGTGCTGCAGTACACagttaaaaatataaaagtaaaagAATGAAAGGTACCCTTTTGCCTTTTTTGTAGTACTGGAATGTGGGCATGCACTTGATTTGACACTCTTCAGCCACATCCTTGGGGGGAAAAGAAACAGTAAGTGGAAAATGTCGATATTCAATTGAAAACTCCTTATACAGCAGACCTATGAACAACTCTACATTTAATGCAACACATGAAAGGCTGCATTAGGAAATCTAGACACTTCCTCTCTTGCAAAAGCCCTCCTCCTACAATACACAATGTAACAGAAAAGTGAAAAGCAATTACAGAATCATATTTTTGTCTCAAAACATAATGATTTCGACATAATGCGCTAACAGGGCACGACTTGCATGTCTCTTGCAAGCTCATCACAACAACAGAGAGTAAGAGTGATGAGTTTAAATACATTGTGTAGAGGTGGCTCAGACTAAATCTCAGGGACAGGATGACAATTACTGAAGATATAAATCAGACCAGACAACATGAACATTTTTTATATAGCATCTACAAATGTAATAGGAAGTCTGGTTAGGGATGTCAGATGTCTGTTTTGAAATTGGCTGTATATTTTAGTTCATAGATGCTGATATGGTATTTTGAGTTTAATCTAGCAATCTAAAAATGGAGGTGTGGTTTTGTAAGGTGTTGGGATAAAGAACCTGCTGGCAGAAATGTGTGCCCTGATGAATGAaatgcagtgatctgattggccaaCATAAAACAAGCTAGACGAAAAGGCTATATACAGCTAATTTGTGTTTACATAAAGGGAACCTGCCATTAAGGTTCGTTTTTGGTCCACAAACCAATAGCAAGAACATCGCAACTTTTACAAAAGGCAATGCTACAAGTGGcggttaaggaaaaaaaaaacttatagtATTCATTCCACACACAATTATTTCGCTAACTGGAAGTATTTTGGTTGAGTTATAATCTGCAGCCGTAACAGAAGTTCAGGGTACATAGTTAGCACCAACTCTCTGAACTCACTGACTTACATAATTTGTggatttttaaatactttttcagTACAGTATTGCCGCCTCTCACGAATTCATCGCGAGACACGCAATTTCTAAGTTAAATTAAGAGCTGTTAAATTAAGACAGTACTGTTGGATCTCTGGATTTTTCGCTTTTCAAAAGATATATATGTTAGTCATGGCAGAAGACTCAAAGAAGCACAAACACTGTAGATGCAAATTCAACCCAGACTGGAGCAGCTGCTTTCCAGCTCCTTCATATTGCTAAACATGAAACACTCCAGTAGCTGTCATTGCAGCAGCTGTCTGCACAGCAGTAACAGGTACGATAATAGATAATGTTGTTTGTAATGTTCAATGGTGATCTGGATTGTCTGGTTTTGTTATGCATTTTGAGAAGCACTAATAGAGGTTTGAAGAGATTTGAGGTGTTATAGACTCAATATAAGCTGTTGTTAGCaaggtttaaaaaacaactgaaaatattGGTTGTCTCTCAGCATTGAAATATtggtttatgttttgaaaaataaaatctcacAAATCGAACGCCTGATTTCTAAGAGTTTGTCTCATGATTTCTGCAGCAGTGTGGTTGGCAGTACTGTCAGTAGATCTTGCATATTGGTACAGAAGGTGTAGTTTTTGGCgaatgctgtgtttatttttctttgcaaaaTAAACTGAAAGTTTTAATCTCTCCCATCATGCAAGTATAACATGTACAGTGCATGTTAAGAAATGGATGTAAGTGCTGATGCGCTCTGAACATTAATACAAACTGTAGCTTACCTGAGCCTCATCCACATCAACTTTTAGAAACACGACATCTTTATATTTTTCAGCAAGTGCCTAAATGTGATAAAAACAGACTGAATGAGATAAATATTATTACATATTATTCATCAAAAAGCAAATGCCTTAATGTACAACAGATGCTGACTATACAGCTGTGGTCCAACAAAACTAGCTGAACTAAATTGCAGAAGTGTCCCtgatcaaataataaatacttcTGCAATTTAAAAATATGGTCATACTCACTGTAGATAAAATTATTTTTCTACATTCGACCAATACGGTTTGAAAGTGTAATCATCTCTAATTAGTATACTGTTCATGCAGCTGAGACTTTTCTTTATGTTCCAAAACAGTTGCTAGGAGACACACACTGAGCGGCTGCCTGGCTACAGCACGCCAATTAAGAAAGAATGTATTCAATCTGCTTGTTCAAGTCTTTGGAACTGCAACCAGAGGTGAAATCGACTGGTGCTTTTCATGTTGGCTAATTTAATTGGGGTACAGCTTTTAAGCATGATACAGCACTAAATGTTATTTACGTTGCTTCATTTCAGTTACGTACTGTAAAATGTTGGTATTAAAGATAATTAGAATGTCCATTAAGACCAATGCCTGTAAAAGATGCAATAGGCATATTAActattttttcaaaaacaatacacttttttccctttaaaaacaaagaaagatcTTGGCTCATTGCCAGGTAATTTTGCTTGATTGAGTTTATGTGTTTTCTATATATGTTTGATGTCGAATTTAGCTAAAATTATCAAATTTCCCCTTGATAATTTATACACACCAAGCGTAAATCCAAAAACTAAACTTCATCAAAAAGTCTAGGTTTGTATCGCCTCTATTCCTTGAATTAAGTAAAGCATCCTGCCTTCAAGTCTAAAACCTCAGTTTCTCCTagtttaaaaacactgttttctTGGAGTTTAACTGGTCCATAAATAGAAGGGATGAAAAAGAGTTAATTAGAGATTAGCtggtgtgttatttttttcactttcccATGTAGACTAATTATAACCATCTAATTTTCCCCTGGTTACCCATTGAATCAGACAAGGGAATTAGGATTGACTGTAAGTCCTGAGCCATAGGAAAAACTCACATCAAAAAATGGGGAAATTGACTTGCATGGCCCACACCACGTAGCTGTGAAATCCACAATGACCAGTTTAGAACCAGCATTCTTCAGAGCTTTGTCAAACTGATCCTGTTAAAGAATAGAGTGAGAGATAGAGTTATGACATTAAAATGTATCCAAAGACATAAAAATAATACCAGCCATCTTTTCTTTTGGAAATTGGCTTCATGGCATCTAAGGTGGCCAAATTCAACTTTGCTGGACAGACTGCATAGCTTATGAAGATGAAACATTCTAGGTAATAGTGACAGTTTTAACGACTGTTATACAAAAacgttaaagaaaaaaaaaaattcattacAATACATCAGTACATCAAAACATGTTACATAAGAAAAGGAACATTTTGTCATCATGCTTCCTTTGAGTTCAGGTGGAGTATTTTGTCAAATTGCTGGTCTGCCTTTGGTCTTCTGATAAGGGTTAAAATGTACAGGTGCTGTCACTGGGCACTGAAAGGTTAACTTGATGGCGCTACTCTATGCAGCCCTGCTGTCTTCAAGTCTAAGACAGATTGATTAGTACTCTCAAAACTGCAGACTGCTCTAGTAACAGGAATGTCTCCAGTCACAGTTGTAAATTCAAAACTGCACCCATCAGCacaatgaaaaagtagatcatcaTGATATAATGTATGtgatatatagatataaaatgtaagtttgacagaGCTCTTCATAATTCATATACCACCAGATTATTGTGCTAAGGAATGTATTTAGCCGGTTTCATCAGTTAGGTACAAACAGCCAGTTGGATAAACAACAGACTCTGTATATCCCAAGTGTAGTTGTGCAGTGCCAGGGTACCAAACTTTACTTCACATGCTCATGCTGAAAAAATATTAGCTTCAGAGTTGACGCTCCgaaaatgttatcagtataacCCCCCCCTGTAGTTACAGGAGGGTGTTTAGTACACAGTAAGCTTTAGTTCAAGCAAGGAGAGAGCTTGTGTGGCTGCAGCCTAAACCGTCATAGGCTATGTAAACAAACTTGAAGAGAACCATGTCTGGTTTCAGGACAATATACTGTCCTATGGAAGACCGTAGTAAACAAGTGTCACCCAAAAGTCATGTTTTAGTAGGAAATTGAACTTGATTGTGGTAGACCAAAAtagaattgttgtttttgttggcccaagttacttttttttgtgtgtagaaATGTCTATGGAACAGGACTGACAAGAAGGATGTCTTCAAATCTCTTCCTGGAGAACCAGTGTTACAACCAGTAACAGTGAATGAACTGCCTCAACCTCAAACTgccaataaaacacaaacaatacatgcaTTTTACTCTAGATTAACTCATAGGGCATCCAACTACTTATATTTTACACTGCATCTGTGAGGACAAGGCCTTGTTTTGGAAACACTGCTTCTTGTCAAGACTATGGTCTCACCCCTATAGTGGTATGCAGAGATACAGAAATCTGACAGTAGGTGAAGCGTCAAGATTAAGCAAATACGTGCTTTAATgattaacacaaataaaatacagcaatactaaaaatatagtaataataaaatccTGATATTCCTTATTTGAAAGAGGTCAACAGTCATAGCCTGTAAGTTGTCATCATTGCTCACTTATCTATCAAAATATATAACTAATGACATGTAGCAAAACGGTCAATGCAAGCTTAAAAATGGTACATGTTTCACCAAACTTACTGTATCAGTTTTTATAGTCGTCATTGTTCAGAATTAATTTGTCTTCTTGtcgtgtgtttttattgtgttctgTTCTTTGTCGCTGTCTGCTCATTAATGGATGCAGGCATAAAAACAATGCAATAATATGAAATATCAATAATCCACTGCATCGCTTATGTCTACAGatcctattcattttttttttttactagaacaCTGATGTAATTAACAATTACTCTAATTTAGCACATGGCTGCAATGCCCTATCTTAGATTTTATAAAACCAAAGTGAAGTACTGTACACTAATGTTTTCTTACCTTATCCTCGATTTCATGGACCATTTTTTTTCCTGGATTATTGTATAAGGTAATAAAAATGCACTTAAACTGAAAAGAAGAAATGTGTCTCGATTTTTCTTGCTGTAGTTTAACCGCTACTGGGTTAAGTGTGAccggattgttttttttttattaaaactgaggCTCTTTATAGTAGGTGGAGGAGCACCTGCTGTCCTTCACTCTGTTCAGTGTAATCCCATGGGATGGATGCACGGATCCAGGCAGAACACGAGgggtttaatgtgtgtgtgtgtgtgtgtgtgtgtgtgtgtgtgtgtaaacagtaTGCAGGCCtaaaattacaacaacaacaacaacagacaaAAAAGACCACACGTCCCGTCCCCCCTTTACAATTTACAGAAGCAGCAACTCGGCTGTTGATTTGATTGCTTTCACGGTTTCCATGCAACCCTCACCAAGACATACTTGTGCTTTACCTTCTTTTTCACTCCTAAGTTTTTATTTCTAGAAAACAtgatcttttttaaaaaacataaaagtgGTGAtagttcaaaaaacaaaacactgcagacATTTCACTTAAAAACAACAGTGTAGGAAGATAAATAAgccattacaatacaatacaatccaaaacacaaaatacatgccCCACCTTTAACCTTAGTATAAATCAAATTAGTCGCCCGTCAGCTGCCCCATCCCAAATCATCCAATTTCCCAATCATTACATCATTAAAGGACGTGTTTGCAACAACGTCTTGCAGTATGAGCTCTACCACTGAGACCAATTTACAGAAACTATACTGCCTACAAAATGTATAAAGAATCTGGCTAGCAGTTGCAAGTCCTGCTAACCACCGCcagcagtgatttttatttttaacacactgGGTGATTTTTATGGAGCATTATAAGGGTCAAAATGAAATAGTtcaatttttaattaatttggcaATTCATAAGTTTATTAATTCTTAAATTAATTGGTCAATTCATAAGTTTAATTCGTAAATTAATTCTTATATTTATAAATTTTATAAATTAattcttaaatatataaattaatttgtaatttaatttgtCGTTTACGTTAAATCGTAAATGAGCTGTTTGCCAACTGAACTTTCAATTTCATTTAGCAATTTACCTTTTTAGAGCTTATGTTTCAGCACTGTCAATCACACGAGGGGGTGTGTACAATCGATTGTTTCTGCCTTCGTGATGTCGTTGTGTTCCAATAGTGTATGTCTGCAGACCGGAGGCTCATGAACCGTACAGCTGAAGATCGTTCGCACATGTGGCGTCAACTGGTTTAAAATAAGGTAGTAGTGTATTAATTTGTAAACCTACCGCATCCACATATTTACCCTCAGGCTGTAACAGACCCGCATATTTAGCACAAACATATTTTGATAGCTGATAACATTACTTAAATATATGTTATATGTAAACTAATAGATAATTACAATGGAGTTCTTTATATATTTGGTTCGTGGTGTGCATGGTTGGGAAACGTATTATACTGAATATatttatgaatatttattttttatatttttaaatatttatatttatttatatttacgaGGAGTACCGTCAACTCAACAATATAGGAATAAGATTATCATTAAAAATGGGGTTTATTACGTGACAGAAATAACATTTTGAGATTGCTgcgtttcactttttttttggttaatttccATTTGCTTGTGTTTACACATAGCTTAATTGCCCATTAATGAATCAGTTTTTGTTGCATAGATGTGTACTTTTCTAACAGTGCAATGGGATCAATGTGTCATTGACATTACTGTGATGTGTGGCGTATTTTATCGCactgtacatttattatttagGGATCATTCAAGCATTTGTCACACAGGCCTACATGAATTGAACCATACACACCACGAACCAAATATATAATAAAGAACTCCATAGTAATTATCTATTAGggtacatataatatatattatataaaaatatttaagcaATTTTTTTCAGCTATTAAAATACGTAAATATGTGCATGCGGTAGGTTTACAAATTAATAAACTACTTACCTTATTTTAATCCAGTTGACGCCACATGTGCGAACGATCTTCAGCTGTACAGTTCCTGAGCCTTCGGTCTGCAGACATACACTAGGAACCATAGGCGTGATTTACATAGGGGACAtttccccctcactttttcaatgatgggTTCATGAGGTGGGAGCCAGGCTACCTGTAGTGGTGTCgtctgacttctcggagagccTCCAACAGTTAGGACCAAGCCCTTGACAGGACGAGGTCCGCGTCGTGGTGAATAGAATTTTTCTTCCCAGCATATCCCAAACAGGTGGCGAAGAGAAGGATGAATTGACATTACTTTAAATgtgtctgatatatctgcttttgctaaccaggagccACGACCTGccaatttaattgaatgaattgcaTCCGATATGGTAATGTACTGTAGAGAAAATTGATCTCGAGGAATGAGCGAGTTGATGCTACTGGTGCTTGATCCCCATGGTGCTGACAAGTCTATGATGTGACGCTTTTTTCCTGACGTTTTCCGAGTGGCGATGCCGATGGGGTTAATCCTGAATATTGGAAATGGGGGAGCTGCAAACAGGCTGAccataaatactttttaaatctctttttgaATAAGAGATTGTACTGTCTTGGGCTCCTGAGTAGCAGAATGGAGGTTTTTGCTTTGAATGGAGGAAGGAGGGATTTGACTTGATCGAAAACCTTTAGTCTGTCAAGTAAATAGTTGACAAATATTTTATCTGGATGATCCAGaagtttttgtttcaatatggGAATATTAATAGGAGTGGAGTGTTGAAGAAAGTCACTTTGGAGCTCCTGGGCAGATAGCTTTTGAATGAGCGTCCCCGTAGAAACTGCACATATGGATATTTTTGCATTGCCTCATCGAGCAGATACCGAAATTGAAATTATTACATATCTGTTTCAGTGGCATAACAGAAAATGCCGGGGCCACCCCGCCAAATTTGGTGGGGGGCCCTAAGGGCATCAGCAAAGCTGAGGAGCCTCCTCtcatgcagcacacacacacacacacacacataaacactttTAACTTTTAGCCAACATGAACAACAGTTACTTAAACAAAATCATTCAATTCCTTTAAATCCTAATTCCTTTAAAACTTCCCCTCCCTATGAATCCAAACGCTTTCCcctcaaaatatataaaaacactgtcTGACCTTTTGCTTGGAACTGAACTTTTGTTCAATTCCCCAACtgtactgagcatcaaaagaaacttatcacttatatttgagcatcaaaataaacttatcacttatatttgagcatataattatggggggacggggggatactgtgaaagtcacaggctAGTAGCGTGTGTGGCCACCGTTGGAAGCAACACAAGCAGTACATCTGCGACGCATGCTTTGCATCAGGTTTCGGATGTTGTCTTGTGGAACCCTGGCCAATTCCTCTTGTAGtgcctggataagcatctgcctgcAGTGGTTTCCGAGCCCTAGAAGCCACACGTCTTCCGTTCATCCCACAAATGTTCCATTGGGCTCAGGTCTGGGGAATATGGCATCCATGGCATGACTCTCACGTTCGCATTCTGAAAGAAAGCTGTCGTGACATGAGCAACATGTGGACGTGCATTGTCTTGCAGGAATGTTGTCACATTAGGATGGGCTTACAAGAAGGGCACCAACTGAGGCCATAGGACTTGGTCAACATATCACTGTGCAGTCATGTTGCCATCAACCGCTACCAGCGGAGTTCTGTAGTGACTAGACACTTCTGCCCAGACCATCACACTTGGACCTCCCCACCGACTGGTCTCTCGTACACAACAATTAGCATATCGATCACCACGTATACGCCATACTCGCTGATATCCATCAGGGCTGTCTATGCAGAATCTCGATTCGTCACTGAAGAGGACCTGGCTCCACTAAAGGCGAGTCCACCTAAGGTGTTGTCGGCACCACCTCATCCTGTTGCGATGGTACACATTGCTGAGAACCGAACCCCTGCGTGGTCAACTGGTCTGTAGATGATGACTGTGTAACCACCTTCATACAGCTGAACTGCTGATGTGTGGATTGTTACAACCTGCAGTATCAGAAGCTGTTTAACTAGCAGTGCGAAAACGATCACCAAGATGCTGCataatgatctgtcgatcttgggcaggtgctgtgactcttggtctcccagtttgtggcctgtcattgacagagtgtgtctggttagaccgtctcgccaggttttgaaattgctggctgtgagcacccaagacgacgagccacagaacgctgccctagtccagcctcaaACATACCGATTGCACAAAGGCACTGCTCTCTTAACAGACATGGCATAATagtgtttttctgtgattttctttgttgcattttttcaagcttgcaattcaacagctgaaatcactctgATCAAcatccaatcaactgtctcaataattaggtgattaagtgcatatgcttcagtcatggtcactcaagcgtgtcatggtcaatgatgaatgatcgagtgattaataagaaagcaaaaacatttcttcaatgtccatcattttatataccttattttttccaaaaataaatgtgtcataatagtgatacgtttcttttgatgctcagtatacttGCAAGtgaagatgttattattattattatttatttcttagcagacgcccttatccagggcgacttacaatcgcaagcaaatacaaatatattcaagtgttacaatacaagtaatacaataatagcaagaaatacaataatttttgttcaagtgtgacaaaccacaattcaataatacagcagataatagtgatagatacatcaggatacgattaagtacaaaatactacaggttgaacacttggcagattacaatattctgaaatacaggattaaatgcagtaaaatagggggcagataagagcaaaataaagcacatttaaatgaagggtgatggtgtcccaggatacaacagaggagttctacaggtgctgtttgaagaggtgagtcttaaggaggcgtcggaatgtggtcagggactgggcagtcctgacatctgtaggaaggtcgttccaccactgcggagcaagggtggagaaggagcgggctcgggaggcaggggagcgtagcggacgtagagccagtcttctagtgcaggcggagcggagaggtcgagtgggggtgtagggagagatgagggtctggaggtagctgggtgcagtctgatcaaggcatctgtaggctagtacaagagtcttgaactggatgcgagcggtgatcgggagccagtggagcgagcggagtagtggagtagcgtgggcgaagcgaggcagagagaacaccaggcgggcagcagagttctggatgagctggagtggatgggtggcggacgcagggaggccagccaggagggagttgcagtagtctaggcgggagagtaccagggcctggaccaggagctgggtagcatagttggtgaggaagggtcggattcttcggatgttgctcaggaagaatcggcaagtgcgtgccagagtggagatgtgctgggaataagagaggcaggggtccagggtgactccaaggttcttagctgaggaagagggagagagtgtggtagttGATAGTAGttgatagcttcttctagaggcctgttaggttcggatctagtcaaACAgcatctcagcgcaggcctccccttgctggactcccacagctagactcccggctcttttgttgaggctcttcagtttgctggcgcttcgtgctggcgctgaaataagctgcttgattaaatgttacacctgcttg encodes the following:
- the LOC117420398 gene encoding thioredoxin-like — its product is MVHEIEDKDQFDKALKNAGSKLVIVDFTATWCGPCKSISPFFDALAEKYKDVVFLKVDVDEAQDVAEECQIKCMPTFQYYKKGKRIDEFAGSNRETLEQKLVANK